From Chryseotalea sp. WA131a:
TAAATGTATTGAGCTAACCACAAACAAATTTTTGGTTTTAGATAGGAGATTTTAGATTCCTTTCATTTCATGTTTTAACGAGCAGCAACCTTGCAATCATTCATAAATATCCTAAGACAAGAAAGTTGTAATTTTTAAAATGCAAATCATAAATCACAAATCCCCTAACGTTTGGTAGATTTGCCACTCAAATTGATTTCCATGACAAAAATTGATTTCGCACCCGGACCATCACAACTATATTTTACTGTTGAAGGCCATATGCGAAGGGCTTTCAAAGAGGGATTTCCTTCGATTTCGCACCGCAGCAAAAAATTTGAGGAGGCCTATCAACGCGCCACGCACAATCTTCGTGAGCTGTTATCGATACCAAATGATTTTCACATTTCGTTCTGCGGTTCGGCCAGTGAAGTATGGGAGCGCTCCATTCAAAGTTTGGTTGTTGAAAACAGTCTTCATTTAGTCAACGGGGCTTTTTCAAAAAAATTTTATGAGACGGCCATTCAATTGAAAAAAAAACCACTAAAAATTGAAGTGTCACTCGGTACAGGATTTACAGCAGTGCCTTCCTTAGAAGAACCCGAGTTGATTGCATTAACACAGAACGAAACCAGCACAGGAGTCTCTTTGCCTTTATCTTACATCTCAGACATGCGGGCAAAATTTCCTAATGCGATAATTATTGTAGATGCCGTTTCGTCAATGCCCTACCCTACTTTCGATTATTCTAAAATCGATTCGGTTTTCTTCTCCGTGCAAAAAGGGTTTGGAATGCCTGCCGGGCTAGGCGTATGGATTTATAATCAACGTTGCATCGATAAGTGCAAATCGATCCAAGCCAAAGGAATGTCGATAGGCTCTTACCACAGTCTGTTGAGTCTGCATGAATTCACACTCAAAAATCAAACGCCCGTTACACCAAACATGCTGGCAATTTATGTGTTGGGATATGTGGCGCAAGATTTTCTGAATCGAGGCATTGCTGCCATCCGCAAAGAAACAGAGTACAAAGCAGCGCTGTTGTATCAAACGTTGGACAAGCACGCACTCATCAAACCATTTATAATAGAAAAAGAGGCTCGATCTAAAACCGTAATAATTGCGGATTTTGGCGACAATATTAATTCTATAAAAGAAAAGCTTCAGGGCAAAGGTCTGTTTCCTGGCGAGGGGTATGGCGAACTCAAAAAAACACAACTCCGGTTTGCAAATTTCCCTGCCCATTCGAAAGAGCAGTATGAGTTGTTGGTGGATGTGCTTGGTCAATAGTCATTGGGACTTGGGCATTAGTACTTAGGCATTAGGCTCCTTAGCCCAAATACCCTAAGCAACAAGTCCTAAACCCTTGCTTACATTAAACCTTTTGACCTCTTTTTTGCCTAACTTTCGTTTTTGCAAAACATCGTTTGGAAGACAAAGAACTCTTGCTCAAAATCCGTAATCCCGATTCGCGGAATTACGGCTTTAATATGTTGGTACGCACCTACCAGCAGCGGGTGTATTGGCACGTACGCAAGATGGTAATCGACCACGATGATGCCGATGACCTCACCCAAGAAATCTTCATCAAAATCCACAAATACATTGATACTTTTCGAGAAGATTCACAGCTTTTTACATGGATTTACCGAATCGCTACTAACGAGTGCCTCAGTTTTTTGAACAAGAAAAAACGTAAGTTCTTTTTGCCCATCGAAGACGTAACACAGCAATTGATTGCTAAAGTGGACAATGACCCTGATTTGAATGGTGATGAAATTCAAAAAAGACTACAAAAAGCTATATTGCAATTACCTGATAAACAAAGACTTGTATTCAACATGAAGTATTTTGACGATATGCCCTACGAACAAATGGCCGAGGTGACCAAGACTAGTGTGGGCGCATTGAAGGCGAGCTTTCACCATGCAGTAAAAAAAATAGAAGAATATTTAGGCGAATGATTAAACTTAAAAGTAGAACTTTAGTCGAAGCACCAAACAAACCAATAGAATGAAACGCCTAGAAGACATCCCCAAAAAGCAGTCCTTTAAAGTGCCCGATGGCTACTTTGAAGACCTGCCCATGCGGATACAGGCAAGGATTGAGACAGAAAAACCAAAGTCATTGGTTTCATTCAGTTATGGAAAGTTGGCCTTGCGCTATGCGCTTCCTATCATACTGATTGGAATTGTATCGGTAGTAGTATGGAATAACTATGCTGCCAAAACCGAAGACCCGCTGGTAGCATTGGAGAATGTTGCAGCCGAGCAATTGGTAGCCTATTTGGAAAACGATGAAATCTCAGCTGACGACATTCTTGAAAATGCTTCGTTTAGCAATACAATGGTTGAC
This genomic window contains:
- a CDS encoding aminotransferase class V-fold PLP-dependent enzyme, whose protein sequence is MTKIDFAPGPSQLYFTVEGHMRRAFKEGFPSISHRSKKFEEAYQRATHNLRELLSIPNDFHISFCGSASEVWERSIQSLVVENSLHLVNGAFSKKFYETAIQLKKKPLKIEVSLGTGFTAVPSLEEPELIALTQNETSTGVSLPLSYISDMRAKFPNAIIIVDAVSSMPYPTFDYSKIDSVFFSVQKGFGMPAGLGVWIYNQRCIDKCKSIQAKGMSIGSYHSLLSLHEFTLKNQTPVTPNMLAIYVLGYVAQDFLNRGIAAIRKETEYKAALLYQTLDKHALIKPFIIEKEARSKTVIIADFGDNINSIKEKLQGKGLFPGEGYGELKKTQLRFANFPAHSKEQYELLVDVLGQ
- a CDS encoding sigma-70 family RNA polymerase sigma factor, yielding MEDKELLLKIRNPDSRNYGFNMLVRTYQQRVYWHVRKMVIDHDDADDLTQEIFIKIHKYIDTFREDSQLFTWIYRIATNECLSFLNKKKRKFFLPIEDVTQQLIAKVDNDPDLNGDEIQKRLQKAILQLPDKQRLVFNMKYFDDMPYEQMAEVTKTSVGALKASFHHAVKKIEEYLGE